In Chelonoidis abingdonii isolate Lonesome George unplaced genomic scaffold, CheloAbing_2.0 scaffold0713, whole genome shotgun sequence, a genomic segment contains:
- the LOC116833408 gene encoding LOW QUALITY PROTEIN: H-2 class II histocompatibility antigen, E-S beta chain-like (The sequence of the model RefSeq protein was modified relative to this genomic sequence to represent the inferred CDS: inserted 1 base in 1 codon) — translation MGAGWILGARSCWAGALLVTVTVLRTHLAHCTEPEENFLYQEKWDCYLPTGTGGVRFVWRGIYAGSNHHFRQRPGVFEAERSWGARHRRWNKDPTSWRRSAAVDTFCRHNYGXIEPFSLDRRVQPKVKVSPTKSGSPPHPHLLVCSVTGFYPSGIEIKWLKNGQEQTAGVVSTELLQNGDWTFQILVMLEMSPRRGDVYTCQVEHISLQGPLTVHWEAQSDSARSKMLTGVGGFMLGLIFLAPGLLIYLKNKKGRPVPQPAGLLR, via the exons ATGGGGGCGGGTTGGAtcctgggggccaggagctgctgggctggggctctGCTAGTGACAGTGACGGTGCTGAGAACCCACCTGGCTCATTGCACGGAGCCCGAAG AAAATTTCCTGTACCAGGAGAAGTGGGACTGTTACTTACCAACCGGCACCGGGGGGGTCCGGTTCGTGTGGAGAGGGATCTACGCCGGCAGCAACCACCACTTTCGACAGCGACCGGGGGTGTTCGAGGCGGAACGGAGCTGGGGCGCCCGACACCGACGCTGGAACAAGGACCCGACATCCTGGCGCAGAAGCGCTGCGGTTGACACGTTCTGCCGGCACAACTACG CGATCGAGCCTTTCAGCCTCGACCGGAGAG tTCAGCCCAAGGTGAAAGTTTCCCCCACGAAATCAGggtccccgccccacccccacctgctggTTTGCTCCGTGACGGGGTTTTACCCCTCGGGGATCGAGATCAAGTGGCTGAAGAACGGGCAGGAGCAGACGGCAGGGGTGGTGTCCACGGAGCTGCTCCAGAATGGAGACTGGACCTTCCAGATCCTGGTGATGCTGGAGATGAGCCCCCGGCGCGGGGACGTCTACACCTGCCAGGTGGAGCACATCAGCCTGCAGGGCCCCCTCACCGTGCACTGGG AGGCGCAGTCTGACTCCGCCAGGAGCAAGATGCTGACGGGGGTCGGGGGCTTCATGCTGGGGCTGATCTTCCTGGCGCCCGGACTCCTCATCTACCTGAAGAATAAGAAAG ggCGCCCTGTTCCCCAACCTGCAG ggctcCTGCGTTAG